A genomic region of Salinibacter pepae contains the following coding sequences:
- the xseA gene encoding exodeoxyribonuclease VII large subunit: MSPTNNTSDDPVLSVAELTRGLSDLVEDRYDDVWVEGELSDFTRAASGHCYFSLKDEDAQIRCVMWKHLTQYVYFEPEEGMQVRVNGHASVYERRGDLQIQAQAMRQAGKGAQQKAFEALKQKLQAEGLFAPERKQALPAFPDTIGVVTSGQGAAIHDIQSGLARRFPPAEVVLCPVTVQGLDAPRAVADAVAAFNDLPTGDAQRPDLLIVGRGGGSTEDLWAFNEEVVARALDASDLPVVSAVGHESDVTIADLVADERAATPSAAAERVVPDRRDVADRVRALHDRLRSRVTGRLQNARQRVDALVASRAFHAPARRLEQHRQHLDALVDRLGRGGARAVDRARTRLTRLRDRLHALDPEQPLRRGYVHLTQDGTSVQSAESLRGGDRVRLHFQDGHRDAEVLPDDG, translated from the coding sequence ATGTCCCCCACGAACAACACTTCCGACGATCCCGTGCTCAGCGTCGCCGAACTGACCCGCGGGCTGAGCGACCTGGTCGAGGACCGTTACGACGACGTGTGGGTGGAGGGGGAGCTGTCCGACTTTACGCGGGCCGCGTCCGGCCACTGCTACTTTAGCCTCAAGGACGAGGATGCACAGATCCGCTGTGTGATGTGGAAGCACCTCACGCAGTACGTCTACTTCGAGCCCGAGGAGGGCATGCAGGTCCGCGTGAACGGCCACGCCTCCGTTTACGAACGGCGGGGCGACCTGCAGATTCAGGCGCAGGCGATGCGACAGGCGGGCAAGGGGGCCCAGCAGAAGGCGTTCGAGGCGCTCAAGCAGAAGCTGCAGGCGGAAGGGCTCTTCGCCCCCGAGCGCAAGCAGGCACTGCCCGCGTTCCCCGACACCATTGGCGTCGTCACGTCGGGCCAGGGGGCGGCGATCCACGACATCCAGTCGGGCCTGGCGCGCCGGTTTCCGCCGGCCGAGGTGGTGCTGTGTCCGGTGACGGTGCAGGGCCTCGACGCCCCCCGGGCCGTCGCCGACGCAGTGGCGGCCTTCAACGACCTGCCCACGGGCGACGCCCAGCGGCCCGACCTGTTGATCGTAGGCCGGGGCGGCGGCTCCACCGAGGACCTGTGGGCGTTTAACGAGGAGGTGGTGGCGCGGGCGCTCGACGCGTCCGATCTGCCGGTCGTGAGCGCCGTGGGGCACGAGTCGGACGTGACGATTGCCGACCTCGTGGCCGACGAGCGGGCCGCCACGCCGTCCGCGGCGGCCGAACGCGTGGTGCCGGACCGACGGGATGTGGCCGATCGCGTGCGCGCCCTACACGACCGCCTCCGCTCCCGGGTCACGGGCCGCCTCCAGAATGCCCGCCAGCGCGTCGACGCGCTCGTGGCGTCGCGGGCCTTCCACGCCCCGGCCCGTCGCCTGGAGCAGCACCGCCAGCACCTCGACGCCCTCGTGGACCGACTGGGGCGGGGCGGCGCCCGGGCCGTCGACCGGGCCCGCACGCGCCTCACGCGTCTCCGCGACCGCCTGCACGCCCTCGACCCCGAGCAGCCCCTGCGCCGGGGCTACGTGCACCTTACTCAAGACGGCACGTCCGTCCAATCCGCCGAGTCGCTTCGGGGCGGCGACCGGGTGCGGCTCCATTTCCAGGACGGGCACCGCGACGCCGAGGTGCTTCCGGACGATGGATGA
- a CDS encoding fructosamine kinase family protein has translation MLPDALRDPLEERLDATIESVASVRGGCIANACRLETDAAPFFLKYGPDEVARTFPGEAAGLEALGAANSPLVVPSVHDTAPATDDRPGFLVMEWVNPGRKGRRFWDRFGNGLAALHRHTADAYGFGPDNFIGRLPQSNAWTDDWPTFFREQRLAPQVDMARERGRWRDGWGTALATLYRRLPDILPRSPEPSVLHGDLWKGNYLVTAVGDPALVDPATYYGHREADLAMTELFGGYDDRFYDAYRSAWGLAPEYETRRDVYNLYHLINHLNLFGGGYAAQVEDTLRPFK, from the coding sequence ATGCTGCCGGATGCGCTCCGTGACCCCCTGGAGGAGCGGCTCGACGCAACGATCGAGTCGGTGGCGTCCGTCCGGGGCGGATGCATTGCAAACGCGTGCCGCCTTGAAACCGACGCCGCGCCGTTTTTTCTGAAGTACGGCCCCGATGAGGTGGCGCGCACCTTTCCCGGCGAGGCGGCGGGCCTGGAGGCCCTCGGCGCGGCTAACAGCCCCCTCGTGGTGCCGTCGGTCCACGACACCGCGCCCGCCACCGACGACCGTCCGGGGTTTCTCGTCATGGAGTGGGTCAACCCGGGGCGCAAGGGCCGGCGCTTCTGGGACCGGTTTGGGAACGGGCTCGCGGCCCTGCACCGCCACACCGCTGACGCGTACGGGTTTGGCCCGGACAACTTCATCGGCCGACTGCCGCAGTCGAACGCGTGGACCGACGACTGGCCGACGTTCTTTCGGGAGCAGCGGCTGGCGCCGCAGGTGGACATGGCGCGGGAGCGCGGCCGGTGGCGCGACGGCTGGGGGACGGCGCTCGCCACCCTCTACCGGCGCCTTCCAGACATCCTCCCCAGGTCGCCCGAGCCGTCCGTCCTGCACGGCGACCTCTGGAAGGGCAACTACCTGGTGACCGCCGTCGGCGACCCGGCCCTGGTCGACCCCGCTACGTACTACGGCCACCGCGAGGCGGATCTGGCCATGACCGAACTCTTCGGCGGCTACGACGACCGCTTCTACGACGCCTACCGGTCGGCGTGGGGGCTGGCGCCGGAATACGAGACGCGCCGCGACGTCTACAACCTCTACCACCTCATCAACCACCTCAATCTCTTCGGGGGCGGCTACGCCGCGCAGGTGGAGGACACCCTTCGTCCCTTCAAGTAA
- the hemN gene encoding oxygen-independent coproporphyrinogen III oxidase, with protein MNVDLDLLRQYNQSLPRYTSYPTAPHFGEGVGRETFRAEVWRANTAAPEAPLSLYLHLPFCRQLCYYCGCHMKVTHDPERIAKYLRYLRREIDLLAPMLSSGRPVTQVHWGGGTPTLLSPEQIRELGEHLRDRFRVAPDAEMSIEADPRGLTEDHIAAAREIGVNRLSLGVQSFDPTVQEAINRVQPERLTRTAVQWARDHGIESVNLDLVYGLPHQTPDTMADTLGGVVDLAPDRIALYSYAHVPSVLEHQRLIPEEALPAPTGRLRLFKQALERLTTTAGYRFIGLDHFAMPDDELALAQDNGTLRRNFQGYSTRAGADVYAFGVSGIHQLSGLYAQNTKNLRTYYDQIDQGELTVYRGYRPTQEDRLRRHVIMQLMCNAEVQKGAVEARFNVDFDAHFSAALDRLHPLEQDGLVALGPDAITVRPPGRLLVRNIASAFDAYLHDAASHEQPAYSESV; from the coding sequence ATGAACGTTGACCTTGACCTCCTTCGCCAGTACAACCAGTCGCTTCCCCGCTACACGAGCTACCCGACCGCCCCGCACTTCGGGGAGGGCGTGGGGCGGGAGACCTTTCGGGCAGAGGTGTGGCGGGCCAACACGGCCGCGCCCGAGGCGCCGCTCTCGCTGTACCTGCACCTGCCCTTCTGCCGGCAGCTCTGCTACTACTGCGGGTGCCACATGAAGGTCACGCACGACCCGGAGCGCATCGCGAAGTACCTCCGCTACCTGAGGCGCGAGATCGATTTGCTGGCCCCGATGCTGTCGTCGGGCCGGCCCGTGACCCAGGTGCACTGGGGCGGCGGCACGCCCACCCTGCTGTCCCCGGAGCAGATCCGGGAGCTGGGTGAGCATCTTCGCGACCGCTTCCGGGTGGCGCCCGACGCCGAGATGAGCATCGAGGCCGACCCTCGGGGGCTGACGGAGGACCACATCGCCGCGGCCCGCGAGATCGGGGTGAATCGTCTGAGTCTCGGGGTGCAGTCGTTCGACCCCACGGTGCAGGAGGCCATCAACCGGGTGCAGCCGGAGCGGCTCACGCGAACCGCCGTGCAGTGGGCGCGAGACCACGGCATTGAGAGCGTCAACCTCGACCTGGTGTACGGCCTTCCCCACCAGACGCCCGACACGATGGCCGACACGCTCGGCGGGGTCGTGGACCTCGCTCCGGACCGGATTGCGCTGTACAGCTACGCGCACGTCCCGTCCGTGCTGGAGCACCAGCGCCTCATCCCGGAGGAGGCGCTGCCGGCCCCGACCGGGCGGCTGCGGCTCTTCAAGCAGGCGCTTGAGAGGCTGACGACTACGGCCGGCTACCGGTTCATTGGGCTGGACCACTTCGCGATGCCGGACGACGAGCTTGCGCTCGCACAGGACAACGGCACGCTCCGCCGGAATTTTCAGGGCTACTCGACCCGCGCCGGGGCCGACGTCTACGCTTTCGGCGTTTCCGGCATTCACCAGCTCTCGGGGCTCTACGCCCAGAATACGAAGAACCTGCGCACGTACTACGACCAGATCGACCAGGGCGAGCTGACCGTCTATCGGGGCTATCGACCGACCCAGGAGGATCGGCTGCGGCGCCACGTCATCATGCAGCTCATGTGCAACGCCGAGGTGCAGAAGGGAGCGGTCGAGGCGCGATTCAACGTCGACTTCGACGCCCACTTCAGCGCGGCCCTCGACCGCCTGCACCCCCTGGAACAGGACGGGCTCGTCGCGCTGGGCCCGGACGCGATCACCGTGCGTCCGCCGGGGCGGCTCCTCGTGCGCAACATCGCCTCGGCGTTCGACGCCTACCTGCACGACGCCGCTTCCCACGAACAGCCGGCCTACTCCGAAAGCGTATGA
- a CDS encoding SDR family NAD(P)-dependent oxidoreductase: MDLGLQNRTAIVTGASRGIGKYIAQALAREGCDVAICARTASDLDEAAAEVREEGAEVLALPMDVTEAGEPERLVEETYDRFGRIDTYVGNVGGNRRGSFEELSDEDWEDLMDLNFMSHVRVSRAAVPHMREVEGASICYISSIFGRELGGAGLSLYNTTKSALISVSKVMAQDLAPEIRVNSVAPGSIRFSGGSWDQRVKENPDEMEQFVEENIAIERFGRATEVADAVTFLCSERASLITGACINVDGGQSQSLI, translated from the coding sequence ATGGACCTCGGACTTCAGAATCGGACCGCTATCGTCACCGGCGCGAGCCGCGGCATCGGCAAGTACATCGCACAGGCCCTCGCCCGCGAGGGGTGCGACGTGGCCATCTGTGCACGCACCGCCTCGGACCTCGACGAAGCCGCGGCGGAGGTGCGGGAGGAGGGGGCGGAGGTGCTCGCCCTGCCCATGGACGTGACGGAGGCGGGGGAGCCGGAGCGCCTCGTTGAGGAGACCTACGACCGATTTGGGCGCATCGACACCTATGTCGGCAATGTGGGCGGCAACCGACGGGGCAGCTTCGAAGAACTGTCCGACGAGGACTGGGAAGACCTGATGGACCTGAACTTCATGTCGCACGTCCGCGTGAGCCGGGCGGCCGTTCCCCACATGCGGGAGGTGGAGGGCGCCTCCATCTGCTACATCTCGTCCATCTTTGGGCGGGAGCTCGGCGGCGCGGGGTTGTCTCTCTACAACACCACCAAATCGGCCCTCATCAGTGTAAGCAAGGTGATGGCCCAAGACCTTGCCCCCGAGATCCGCGTCAATAGCGTGGCGCCAGGCTCCATCCGATTTTCGGGGGGCAGCTGGGACCAGCGTGTGAAGGAGAACCCGGACGAGATGGAGCAGTTTGTCGAGGAAAACATCGCGATTGAGCGCTTCGGGCGGGCCACAGAAGTGGCCGACGCCGTCACGTTTCTCTGCTCCGAGCGGGCCAGCCTCATCACCGGGGCCTGCATCAACGTGGACGGCGGCCAGAGCCAGTCGCTGATCTAG
- a CDS encoding Brp/Blh family beta-carotene 15,15'-dioxygenase: MASPAASSVSAPPRQAPAQSPATLAVWGSRITLGALAVGGGLAALLDVSLSMEAQMVGYLIGMVALNLPHGGYEHFENLRHRRVSFSLRYIVLYLAFLAGFVGFFFVAPVVALGLAFSTAVIKGGHGGLKVMDALCGTEHLKSSWQRGLAAFVRGGAVMLVPLLAWPGVYVTFSTYMVHIFGAAGPLPLATRLPDVQVAVGTVYGLALVAHLGGGLYTGGLSRAWLTDVAETTLLVAYFTFVPMMLAVGLYFPLWYTLRQTARTTAVASDAPAPDRLSLPLTWAAMVVGALVTFGLMAGLYVLVPNPLGGAGLLGGAVAFYTIFVCLLALPHIVVGEWLDPARGIWYVP, from the coding sequence ATGGCTTCCCCTGCTGCTTCGTCGGTCTCTGCTCCCCCACGCCAGGCCCCGGCGCAGTCCCCCGCGACGCTCGCCGTGTGGGGCTCGCGCATCACCCTCGGGGCCCTGGCGGTCGGGGGGGGCCTTGCCGCGCTGCTCGACGTGTCGCTCTCGATGGAGGCGCAGATGGTGGGGTACCTCATCGGAATGGTGGCCCTCAACCTGCCCCACGGCGGCTACGAGCACTTTGAGAACCTGCGCCACCGCCGCGTCTCCTTCAGCCTGCGGTACATCGTGTTGTACCTCGCCTTCCTCGCCGGCTTCGTGGGCTTCTTCTTCGTGGCGCCCGTCGTGGCGCTCGGCCTGGCCTTCTCCACGGCGGTCATCAAGGGCGGGCACGGCGGGCTGAAGGTGATGGACGCCCTGTGCGGGACCGAGCACCTGAAGTCGTCGTGGCAGCGCGGCCTGGCGGCCTTCGTGCGGGGCGGCGCCGTCATGCTGGTGCCATTGCTGGCCTGGCCCGGCGTCTACGTGACGTTCTCCACCTACATGGTGCACATCTTCGGCGCGGCGGGCCCCCTGCCGCTGGCCACGCGCCTCCCGGACGTGCAGGTGGCGGTGGGCACGGTCTACGGCCTCGCCCTCGTGGCCCACCTCGGTGGGGGGCTGTATACCGGGGGCCTGTCGAGGGCGTGGCTCACGGATGTGGCCGAGACCACGCTCCTGGTCGCCTACTTCACGTTCGTCCCCATGATGCTGGCGGTGGGCCTCTACTTCCCGCTCTGGTATACCCTGCGCCAGACCGCCCGCACCACGGCCGTCGCGTCCGACGCCCCGGCACCGGACCGGTTGTCGCTCCCCCTCACCTGGGCGGCGATGGTCGTAGGGGCGCTCGTCACGTTCGGGCTCATGGCCGGCCTCTACGTGCTCGTCCCGAATCCCCTGGGCGGCGCCGGGCTGCTCGGCGGGGCGGTGGCCTTCTACACCATTTTCGTCTGTCTCCTGGCGCTGCCCCACATCGTCGTGGGCGAGTGGCTGGATCCGGCGCGGGGCATCTGGTACGTGCCGTAG
- a CDS encoding PEGA domain-containing protein, with translation MPQSTPLVPSALRSLLVLVASVGTVGCATLIHGSSQEIVVESTPSEAQVEVNGRPVGETPTTTVLKRNREYSISIYQEGYEPHHTTLRPGRSLWATVNLLNFFVPGLLVDASTGALYSLDPGTVAPELQPVDSTAVDRPPSDQEGGAP, from the coding sequence ATGCCCCAGTCGACCCCGCTTGTTCCCAGTGCCCTGCGGAGCCTTCTCGTGCTCGTTGCATCCGTGGGGACGGTGGGATGTGCCACCCTCATTCACGGGTCCTCGCAGGAGATTGTGGTGGAGTCCACCCCCTCCGAGGCGCAGGTCGAGGTGAACGGCCGTCCCGTCGGGGAGACGCCCACGACGACGGTTCTGAAACGGAACCGCGAGTACTCCATCAGCATCTACCAGGAGGGGTATGAGCCCCACCACACCACCCTTCGTCCGGGGCGCAGCCTCTGGGCCACGGTCAACCTGCTAAACTTTTTCGTCCCGGGCCTGCTCGTGGACGCCTCCACCGGGGCGTTGTATTCCCTCGACCCCGGCACCGTGGCCCCCGAACTGCAACCCGTTGACTCAACCGCGGTCGACCGGCCCCCGTCCGACCAGGAGGGCGGGGCGCCGTAG
- the xseB gene encoding exodeoxyribonuclease VII small subunit gives MPDAPDAADRTFEDTLERLEDIVDTLEDDSPSLDEALDAYEEGVALANECLDRLEEAEQRVSELSID, from the coding sequence ATGCCCGACGCCCCCGACGCCGCCGACCGCACGTTCGAAGACACCCTGGAGCGCCTCGAAGACATCGTCGACACCCTCGAAGACGATTCCCCTTCGCTGGATGAGGCCCTGGACGCCTACGAGGAGGGCGTGGCCCTGGCCAACGAATGCCTCGACCGGCTGGAGGAGGCCGAGCAGCGCGTGAGTGAGCTGTCGATCGATTAG
- a CDS encoding hemerythrin domain-containing protein — protein MPALSPDALLVDLIDERPTRARILDRLGIDWGRMGDRSLAEACEAQGLDPETVARMLDVAVETVPTEGNPEWLSVSLPDLMDHIQSTHHDYLRRALPRLSKRLKRARRAPDAEASPWFERVRGAFQALKSDLMTALRREEEYVFPAIRTVAEGRVLPDGSTPSRETLRHMADQHDDTKTKLGRLRSLTDGYQAPEGADRGLQDVMNRLHELEVDLRRHLHEELHILFPRAESLL, from the coding sequence ATGCCTGCTCTCTCCCCCGACGCGCTTCTCGTCGACCTCATAGACGAACGGCCCACCCGGGCCCGCATTCTCGACCGACTCGGCATCGACTGGGGCCGGATGGGCGACCGCTCCCTCGCGGAGGCCTGCGAGGCGCAGGGGCTCGACCCCGAGACGGTCGCCCGGATGCTCGACGTGGCGGTCGAGACCGTGCCCACCGAGGGCAATCCCGAATGGCTGTCCGTCTCCCTGCCGGACCTGATGGACCACATCCAGTCCACGCACCACGACTACCTGCGACGGGCGCTGCCCCGCCTCTCGAAGCGCCTGAAGAGGGCACGCCGGGCCCCGGACGCGGAGGCGTCCCCGTGGTTCGAACGGGTCCGCGGGGCCTTTCAGGCCTTGAAGTCGGACCTGATGACGGCCCTCCGGCGGGAGGAAGAGTACGTATTTCCCGCCATCCGGACCGTTGCCGAGGGACGGGTGCTGCCCGACGGGTCCACCCCGAGCCGGGAGACGCTCCGGCACATGGCGGACCAGCACGACGACACGAAGACGAAACTGGGGCGTCTCCGGTCGCTGACGGATGGCTACCAGGCGCCGGAGGGGGCGGATCGGGGGCTCCAGGACGTGATGAATCGACTGCACGAGCTGGAGGTGGACCTGCGCCGCCACCTCCACGAGGAGCTCCACATCCTCTTCCCCCGCGCGGAGTCGCTCCTCTGA
- the thiO gene encoding glycine oxidase ThiO, with translation MSRSHPHTLIIGAGIIGLSIGWELARAGGHVVLFEAGEAGRGASHVAAGMLAPDAELEFEETTLHALNTESRRRWPAFADALEADTGADVGLRTEGTFIVADDRDAAEALQRRHRFQRDQGLDVEWWSGDEARAQEPFLAPRLSAALWSPNDHQVDNRSVVDALQTGVRKHGGRLHEHTPIEAVDPDASRPAVVTADGDRVEGDTVVVAAGAWSRSLDGLNGALPIRPVKGEAMALEGTSTFDLRHVVRGPDAYVVPKSGGRVVVGATAEEDGFNDDVTAGGLYENLEGGWEVVPGLLDLPVECTCASFRPASRDNAPVLGPVAPGVVAATGHYRHGVLLTPITAQEVARYIRTGTLSDWIEPFQPARFDTVSPDVAQT, from the coding sequence ATGTCTCGCAGCCATCCACACACGCTCATCATCGGTGCCGGCATTATCGGGCTCTCCATCGGGTGGGAACTGGCCCGGGCTGGGGGGCACGTGGTCCTCTTCGAAGCCGGCGAGGCCGGGCGCGGAGCCTCCCACGTGGCGGCGGGAATGCTCGCGCCGGACGCCGAACTCGAATTTGAGGAGACCACGCTCCACGCCCTCAACACGGAGAGCCGCCGGCGCTGGCCCGCCTTTGCGGATGCCCTGGAGGCGGACACGGGGGCGGACGTGGGGCTGCGGACGGAGGGCACCTTCATCGTGGCCGACGACCGCGACGCCGCCGAGGCGCTCCAGCGCCGCCATCGTTTTCAGCGGGATCAGGGGCTGGACGTGGAATGGTGGTCCGGCGACGAGGCCCGCGCCCAGGAGCCGTTTCTGGCGCCGCGCCTCTCGGCGGCGCTCTGGTCCCCGAATGATCATCAGGTTGACAACCGATCGGTGGTGGACGCGCTGCAGACGGGCGTGCGGAAGCACGGGGGGCGCCTGCACGAGCATACGCCGATCGAGGCAGTGGATCCCGACGCAAGCCGCCCCGCCGTGGTAACGGCAGACGGAGACCGCGTGGAAGGAGACACCGTGGTTGTGGCGGCGGGGGCCTGGTCTCGCTCGCTCGATGGACTCAACGGCGCGCTGCCCATCCGCCCCGTCAAGGGCGAGGCGATGGCATTGGAGGGGACGTCCACCTTCGACCTACGACACGTTGTGCGCGGGCCGGACGCCTACGTGGTGCCAAAGAGCGGCGGGCGCGTGGTGGTGGGCGCGACGGCGGAAGAGGACGGGTTTAACGACGACGTGACTGCCGGCGGGCTTTACGAAAACCTGGAGGGCGGGTGGGAGGTGGTGCCCGGCCTGCTCGACCTGCCCGTCGAATGCACCTGTGCCAGCTTCCGCCCCGCCAGCCGCGACAATGCACCGGTCCTCGGCCCCGTCGCGCCGGGCGTCGTGGCGGCCACCGGGCATTACCGCCACGGCGTTTTGCTGACGCCGATCACCGCCCAGGAGGTGGCCCGCTACATCCGTACCGGTACCCTCTCCGACTGGATCGAGCCCTTCCAGCCGGCCCGCTTCGACACTGTTTCGCCTGACGTAGCACAAACATAG
- a CDS encoding low molecular weight protein-tyrosine-phosphatase, whose protein sequence is MSDPIRIQFVCLGNICRSPLAKAVFRDKATQAGLVEHFEISSSGTGSWHVGDTADDRMRRTAQRNDLSLEEHRASQFEAEDLERFDHIFVMDKSNLNDVLHLDEGDQYGGKVRLFREFDPKPDDYQVPDPYQGGRKGFERVYEIVERTADMLLHRLADEYDLIDVEDEQEGAEEQEPGH, encoded by the coding sequence ATGTCCGATCCCATCCGCATCCAGTTCGTGTGCCTCGGCAACATCTGCCGGAGCCCCCTCGCGAAAGCGGTCTTCCGCGACAAGGCAACGCAGGCGGGCCTGGTGGAGCACTTCGAGATCTCATCCTCGGGCACCGGCAGCTGGCACGTCGGCGACACGGCGGACGACCGGATGCGCCGGACCGCCCAGCGCAATGACCTCTCGCTGGAGGAGCACCGTGCGTCGCAGTTCGAGGCCGAAGACCTGGAGCGGTTCGACCACATCTTCGTGATGGACAAGAGCAACCTGAACGATGTCCTCCACCTCGACGAGGGCGACCAGTACGGCGGCAAGGTGCGGCTCTTCCGCGAGTTCGATCCGAAGCCGGACGACTACCAGGTCCCGGATCCCTACCAGGGCGGGCGCAAGGGGTTCGAACGGGTCTACGAGATCGTCGAGCGGACCGCGGACATGCTCCTTCATCGCCTCGCCGACGAGTACGACCTGATCGACGTCGAGGACGAGCAGGAGGGAGCCGAAGAGCAGGAGCCCGGCCACTGA
- a CDS encoding 2Fe-2S iron-sulfur cluster-binding protein, with amino-acid sequence MSTTAPTTDTHTITVQTEADQHEIEAEPGITLRQALRRHGHSPHNAVTDIANCGGRGHCGLCVVEIVEGAPPPTQALDSTLSGMGVGRLSCLVTVDHDMTVRL; translated from the coding sequence ATGAGCACGACCGCCCCCACGACCGACACGCACACAATTACCGTACAGACCGAGGCCGACCAACACGAGATCGAGGCCGAGCCGGGCATCACGCTGCGACAGGCCCTGCGCCGCCACGGGCACTCGCCCCACAATGCCGTTACGGACATTGCCAACTGCGGGGGGCGGGGCCACTGCGGCCTGTGCGTGGTCGAGATCGTGGAGGGCGCCCCTCCGCCCACGCAGGCCCTCGACAGCACACTCAGCGGCATGGGCGTGGGGCGCCTCTCCTGCCTCGTGACGGTCGATCACGACATGACCGTCCGCCTGTAG
- a CDS encoding phytoene desaturase family protein, protein MTVPDSVSIVGGGIGGLSAACHLADAGADVTLFEQHDDLGGVAGSFASGGFRFDSGPSWYLMPEVFERFFESFGTSVDAAYELERLDPSYRVFWKDGDRLDVPADPDALAPKLEAYEDGAADAFRQYLDHAEAVYELAMDRFVYPRRARLRDWLDGDLLRAAWALPLLRSMDRHVGGYVEHPKLRQLLEYKLVFLGGSPYNTPALYTLMSHVDFNQGVFHPVGGMQVLVDALVDLADRLGVTLERNTPVSRIQPNGDGMRVRTNGDTQASDCVVANASPAHVERTLLPPNQRDHDDAHWDGQTYGPSAYLLYLGVEGDVDPLRHHSLVLPVDWDAHFETIFDDPGWPTDPAYYIHVPSKTDRSYAPDGHHSVFILVPIAPGLNDGPARRAWMRERVLEDLAEHAVDLRGRITVEHEACVSDFANHFGQPKGNALGLAHTLWQTGPLRPAHRADTAPGLYYTGADTQPGVGLPMCLISGEQTAQAIAADTPA, encoded by the coding sequence ATGACGGTTCCGGACTCTGTATCCATTGTAGGCGGCGGCATCGGCGGACTCTCGGCGGCGTGTCACCTCGCCGACGCCGGGGCCGACGTCACCCTGTTCGAACAGCACGACGACCTCGGGGGGGTGGCCGGCTCGTTCGCGTCCGGTGGGTTTCGCTTCGACTCAGGGCCCTCCTGGTACTTGATGCCGGAGGTGTTCGAACGCTTCTTCGAGTCGTTCGGCACGTCCGTCGACGCGGCGTACGAGCTGGAGCGCCTCGACCCGAGCTACCGCGTTTTCTGGAAGGATGGCGACCGGCTCGACGTGCCGGCCGACCCGGACGCCCTTGCGCCGAAGCTTGAGGCCTACGAGGACGGGGCGGCCGACGCGTTCCGTCAGTACCTCGACCACGCCGAGGCCGTCTACGAGCTCGCAATGGACCGGTTTGTCTATCCCCGGCGGGCGCGGCTCCGGGACTGGCTCGACGGTGACCTGTTGCGCGCGGCATGGGCCCTGCCCCTGCTTCGGTCGATGGACCGCCACGTGGGGGGCTACGTGGAGCACCCGAAGCTGCGCCAGCTTCTGGAGTACAAACTGGTCTTCCTCGGGGGCTCGCCCTACAACACGCCCGCCCTGTACACGCTGATGAGCCACGTCGACTTCAACCAGGGCGTCTTTCACCCGGTGGGCGGCATGCAGGTGCTCGTCGACGCCCTCGTGGACCTGGCCGATCGCCTCGGGGTCACCCTTGAGCGCAACACCCCCGTTTCCAGAATCCAGCCGAACGGAGACGGCATGCGGGTGCGCACGAACGGCGACACGCAGGCGTCCGACTGTGTCGTGGCCAATGCCAGCCCGGCCCATGTGGAGCGGACGCTCCTTCCGCCCAACCAGCGGGACCACGACGACGCGCACTGGGACGGGCAGACCTACGGCCCGTCCGCCTACCTGCTCTACCTGGGCGTGGAGGGCGACGTGGATCCGCTCCGCCACCACTCCCTCGTGCTTCCCGTGGACTGGGACGCACACTTCGAGACGATTTTTGACGACCCCGGGTGGCCCACCGATCCGGCCTACTACATTCACGTTCCTTCCAAAACCGACCGCTCCTACGCCCCCGATGGGCACCACTCGGTGTTTATTCTGGTGCCCATTGCACCGGGGCTCAACGACGGGCCGGCCCGTCGCGCCTGGATGCGCGAGCGGGTGCTGGAGGATCTGGCCGAGCACGCAGTCGACCTTCGGGGCCGCATCACAGTGGAGCACGAGGCCTGCGTCTCGGACTTCGCGAACCACTTCGGGCAGCCGAAGGGCAACGCCCTCGGCCTCGCCCATACGCTGTGGCAAACCGGCCCGCTGCGCCCCGCTCACCGGGCCGACACGGCCCCAGGGCTCTACTACACCGGCGCGGACACGCAGCCGGGCGTCGGACTGCCGATGTGCCTGATTAGCGGCGAGCAGACCGCCCAGGCCATCGCCGCCGACACCCCCGCGTAG